A genomic stretch from Gopherus flavomarginatus isolate rGopFla2 chromosome 3, rGopFla2.mat.asm, whole genome shotgun sequence includes:
- the ALPK1 gene encoding alpha-protein kinase 1 isoform X2 has translation MCSHARCLMHRRKTRESTSSAKVYLKASIMVKDCATAAAVVFLIDRFLYWVDASSKLLRIAKGLHKLQPATPIAPQVVIRLARISVNSGKLLKAEYILSSLINDNGATGVWLYDKESDRILVQSVCIQIRGQILQKLGMWYEAAELIWASIVGYFKLPQPDKKGIATSLGILADIFVSMSEKDYNSFKNNSQVDLSLLQEFDHRLLSAAEACKLAAAFSQYTPLFVLTAVNIRGTCLLSYSYSTECPPEKRKFYLSEAKESFQIGLLTKKENDPVTSRQELHSFIKAAFCLTTVHRRLYGESKKLCEVRQLCSEAMEKLYTYSTSPFTEDQDKETLAKEIMSLIMSVKEHLEVQSFPNSDARSYVPDSYKGGAEKPILRGEVNFEKILEVHSQHHRSVSEVFESTCRSQETRHREAKMGACITVLKTETKNVDTMCTTEEKLHCGKYSAKISDSQNSRRSREKLSGRRRWISSNVMNVSLEEEMERKTSDKVTNDEDGIFSSLQSRSQTTSSLKSWSKLSKSSSSASWEELDCNASNKMPRDWQPREEGSVDEQCCTASTESTEENVQAGSLHSLSFQTHHLSLQESQSGCSGPSRHSLKKNMLFANRLADASSASREGLLQGTEPERDASEQNAGDANSIDFRNNAISFMDIKGAHCSGPNRPGRETISSSLAELESFEMIESRTKDSNRDFSVIHSPAQHSIVEGNVIDAERYKKVTEPLSRNNYVWIDPEGDTVDNTEDLSVEPHVPIGKVAITTSISNKPKIASDSFVFNWINKSSAEMAGNESFEMPEVDTQADTEDEWEFAFSNSRSSVNNSPATNAPRPQLSHRVGTRVSPSGRKKPEADDFNDCATTEEDEAEKYRNILNSSHSSGSSLKSWYKSAQFSSSFSELESPSFLNSSGSSFVFVPGRTKEQILKAHFLEDADYEKLLSGVKHSWLVQRLQTTGIFKARQLHKAYSALLLKYSKKSGLWTGQETAVYIGDYLSVAKEGKQRNAFWIHFLHQEETLGRYVGKEYKEEKGLLNHFIDVERQMTAQYYVTEFNKRLYEQKIPTQIFYIPSAILLILEGKSIKGCVSVEPYILGEFVKLSNNTKVVKTEYKATEYGLAFGHFSYEFSHGTDVVVDLQGWVTGNGKGLIYLTDPQIHSLNGKDVSHSTNFGEKGIYYFFNNQHVECNEICHHLSLTRPSVAEPN, from the exons GAAAACTTTTAAAAGCTGAGTATATCCTAAGCAGCCTTATAAATGACAATGGAGCAACAG GCGTGTGGCTGTATGACAAGGAAAGTGATAGGATTCTTGTTCAGTCAGTCTGTATACAGATCAGAGGACAGATTCTGCAAAAGCTTG GAATGTGGTATGAGGCAGCGGAGCTGATTTGGGCTTCAATTGTAGGCTATTTCAAACTGCCTCAGCCAGATAAAAAG ggaATTGCTACATCACTGGGTATTTTGGCTGACATCTTTGTTtccatgagtgaaaaagattataATAGTTTTAAAAACAACTCTCAAGTTGACCTG AGCCTTCTCCAAGAGTTTGACCATCGCTTACTGTCAGCTGCTGAAGCCTGCAAGCTGGCAGCAGCCTTCAGCCAGTACACTCCGCTTTTTGTGCTCACAGCGGTG aatatCCGTGGCACATGCTTATTGTCCTATAGTTACTCCACAGAATGTCCTCCAGAGAAGAGAAAGTTCTATTTGTCTGAAGCTAAGGAATCCTTTCAAATTGGTCTTCTCACCAAGAAAGAAAATGACCCTGTCACTAGCAGGCAGGAGCTTCATAGTTTTattaaagcagctttctgccttACAACAGTTCATCGGCGACTCTACGGGGAGAGCAAGAAACTCTGTGAGGTGAGACAGCTATGTAGTGAAGCCATGGAGAAACTGTACACTTACAGCACTTCACCTTTTACAGAGGATCAAGACAAAGAAACACTTGCCAAAGAGATCATGTCTTTGATCATGTCTGTCAAGGAGCATTTAGAAGTACAAAGCTTCCCTAATTCAGATGCCAGGTCTTATGTTCCTGATAGTTACAAAGGTGGAGCGGAAAAGCCTATCTTGCGTGGTGAGGTGAATTTTGAGAAAATTCTTGAAGTGCATTCTCAGCACCATAGGTCAGTAAGTGAAGTGTTTGAAAGTACTTGCAGGAGCCAGGAAACCAGGCACAGAGAAGCCAAAATGGGAGCTTGCATCACTGTCttaaaaactgaaactaaaaatgTAGACACCATGTGTACCACCGAAGAAAAATTACACTGTGGCAAGTACAGTGCCAAAATCTCTGATTCACAAAACTCAAGAAGAAGCCGTGAGAAACTCAGTGGCCGAAGGAGATGGATTAGTTCTAATGTAATGAACGTCTCCCTTGAAGAAGAAATGGAGAGAAAGACATCAGACAAAGTTACCAATGATGAAGATGGCATTTTCAGCAGTTTGCAAAGCAGGAGTCAAACCACTAGTTCTTTGAAGTCTTGGAGCAAGTTGTCAAAATCAAGTTCCTCTGCTAGCTGGGAGGAGCTAGACTGTAATGCTAGCAATAAGATGCCCAGAGATTGGCAACCAAGGGAAGAGGGCTCAGTGGATGAGCAGTGTTGCACAGCCTCAACCGAATCTACTGAGGAAAATGTTCAAGCTGGCAGCCTGCACTCATTGTCCTTCCAAACTCATCATCTCTCTCTTCAAGAGTCACAGAGTGGCTGTTCAGGTCCTTCTCGGCATTCATTAAAGAAAAATATGCTCTTTGCTAATAGATTAGCAGATGCGTCCTCAGCTTCCAGGGAAGGGCTCTTGCAGGGGACAGAACCTGAAAGGGATGCCTCAGAACAGAATGCAGGGGATGCCAATAGTATAGACTTCAGGAACAATGCTATTTCCTTCATGGACATAAAGGGTGCCCATTGTTCTGGTCCCAACAGACCCGGGAGGGAGACGATTTCCTCTTCCCTGGCAGAATTAGAATCCTTTGAAATGATTGAGTCCAGAACCAAGGACAGCAATAGAGACTTCAGTGTTATTCACAGCCCTGCTCAGCACAGTatagtggaaggaaatgtaatagATGCTGAAAGGTATAAAAAAGTCACAGAGCCATTATCTAGAAATAATTATGTGTGGATTGACCCAGAAGGAGATACTGTAGACAATACAGAGGATCTGTCAGTTGAGCCTCATGTACCTATAGGTAAGGTAGCTATTACTACATCTATAAGCAACAAGCCAAAAATAGCAAGTGATTCCTTTGTATTTAACTGGATTAATAAATCTTCTGCTGAAATGGCTGGAAATGAGTCTTTTGAAATGCCTGAAGTCGACACCCAGGCAGATACAGAAGATGAATGGGAGTTTGCTTTCAGCAATAGCAGGAGCTCAGTAAACAACTCACCTGCCACGAATGCTCCAAGGCCTCAACTTAGCCACAGGGTTGGGACCAGAGTTTCACCATCAGGGAGGAAGAAGCCAGAAGCTGACGACTTCAATGACTGTGCTACCACAGAGGAAGATGAAGCGGAAAAGTACAGGAACATTCTGAACAGCAGCCACAGCTCAGGCTCCTCTCTGAAATCATGGTACAAATCAGCTCAGTTTTCCAGCAGTTTCTCTGAACTAGAGAGTCCATCTTTTCTGAACTCCAGTGGGAGCTCTTTTGTCTTTGTGCCTGGGAGAACCAAAGAACAAATCCTAAAAGCTCACTTTCTAGAGGATGCTGATTATGAGAAGCTCTTGTCAGGTGTTAAGCATAGCTGGCTAGTGCAGAGACTGCAGACTACTGGAATATTTAAGGCTAGACAACTCCACAAAGCATACT CTGCTCTTCTTCTGAAATACTCTAAGAAATCTGGGCTGTGGACAGGCCAGGAAACAGCTGTGTATATTGGAGACTACCTGAGCGTGGCGAAGGAAGGCAAACAAAGGAATGCATTTTGGATACACTTTCTGCATCAAGAAGAAACTTTGGGAAG GTATGTTGGGAAAGAGTATAAAGAAGAAAAGGGGCTTCTTAACCATTTCATTGATGTGGAGCGACAAATGACTGCCCAGTACTACGTGACAGAATTCAACAAAAGGCTGTATGAGCAAAAGATCCCTACACAAATCTTTTACATCCCCTCTGCAATACTCCTG ATACTAGAAGGCAAATCTATAAAAGGATGTGTGAGCGTGGAGCCCTATATTCTGGGAGAATTTGTGAAACTATCTAATAACACAAAAGTAGTAAAGACAGAGTACAAAGCCACAGAGTATGGCTTGGCCTTTGGCCATTTCTCCTATGAGTTTTCCCATGGCACAGATGTGGTTGTCGATTTGCAAG GTTGGGTGACTGGTAATGGAAAAGGCCTCATCTACCTCACAGACCCCCAAATTCATTCTCTTAATGGGAAAGATGTCTCACACTCCACCAACTTTGGGGAAAAAGGAATTTATTATTTCTTCAATAATCAACATGTGGAGTGCAATGAAATCTGCCATCATCTTTCTTTAACGAGGCCTTCCGTAGCAGAACCTAACTAG
- the ALPK1 gene encoding alpha-protein kinase 1 isoform X3, whose amino-acid sequence MWYEAAELIWASIVGYFKLPQPDKKGIATSLGILADIFVSMSEKDYNSFKNNSQVDLSLLQEFDHRLLSAAEACKLAAAFSQYTPLFVLTAVNIRGTCLLSYSYSTECPPEKRKFYLSEAKESFQIGLLTKKENDPVTSRQELHSFIKAAFCLTTVHRRLYGESKKLCEVRQLCSEAMEKLYTYSTSPFTEDQDKETLAKEIMSLIMSVKEHLEVQSFPNSDARSYVPDSYKGGAEKPILRGEVNFEKILEVHSQHHRSVSEVFESTCRSQETRHREAKMGACITVLKTETKNVDTMCTTEEKLHCGKYSAKISDSQNSRRSREKLSGRRRWISSNVMNVSLEEEMERKTSDKVTNDEDGIFSSLQSRSQTTSSLKSWSKLSKSSSSASWEELDCNASNKMPRDWQPREEGSVDEQCCTASTESTEENVQAGSLHSLSFQTHHLSLQESQSGCSGPSRHSLKKNMLFANRLADASSASREGLLQGTEPERDASEQNAGDANSIDFRNNAISFMDIKGAHCSGPNRPGRETISSSLAELESFEMIESRTKDSNRDFSVIHSPAQHSIVEGNVIDAERYKKVTEPLSRNNYVWIDPEGDTVDNTEDLSVEPHVPIGKVAITTSISNKPKIASDSFVFNWINKSSAEMAGNESFEMPEVDTQADTEDEWEFAFSNSRSSVNNSPATNAPRPQLSHRVGTRVSPSGRKKPEADDFNDCATTEEDEAEKYRNILNSSHSSGSSLKSWYKSAQFSSSFSELESPSFLNSSGSSFVFVPGRTKEQILKAHFLEDADYEKLLSGVKHSWLVQRLQTTGIFKARQLHKAYSALLLKYSKKSGLWTGQETAVYIGDYLSVAKEGKQRNAFWIHFLHQEETLGRYVGKEYKEEKGLLNHFIDVERQMTAQYYVTEFNKRLYEQKIPTQIFYIPSAILLILEGKSIKGCVSVEPYILGEFVKLSNNTKVVKTEYKATEYGLAFGHFSYEFSHGTDVVVDLQGWVTGNGKGLIYLTDPQIHSLNGKDVSHSTNFGEKGIYYFFNNQHVECNEICHHLSLTRPSVAEPN is encoded by the exons ATGTGGTATGAGGCAGCGGAGCTGATTTGGGCTTCAATTGTAGGCTATTTCAAACTGCCTCAGCCAGATAAAAAG ggaATTGCTACATCACTGGGTATTTTGGCTGACATCTTTGTTtccatgagtgaaaaagattataATAGTTTTAAAAACAACTCTCAAGTTGACCTG AGCCTTCTCCAAGAGTTTGACCATCGCTTACTGTCAGCTGCTGAAGCCTGCAAGCTGGCAGCAGCCTTCAGCCAGTACACTCCGCTTTTTGTGCTCACAGCGGTG aatatCCGTGGCACATGCTTATTGTCCTATAGTTACTCCACAGAATGTCCTCCAGAGAAGAGAAAGTTCTATTTGTCTGAAGCTAAGGAATCCTTTCAAATTGGTCTTCTCACCAAGAAAGAAAATGACCCTGTCACTAGCAGGCAGGAGCTTCATAGTTTTattaaagcagctttctgccttACAACAGTTCATCGGCGACTCTACGGGGAGAGCAAGAAACTCTGTGAGGTGAGACAGCTATGTAGTGAAGCCATGGAGAAACTGTACACTTACAGCACTTCACCTTTTACAGAGGATCAAGACAAAGAAACACTTGCCAAAGAGATCATGTCTTTGATCATGTCTGTCAAGGAGCATTTAGAAGTACAAAGCTTCCCTAATTCAGATGCCAGGTCTTATGTTCCTGATAGTTACAAAGGTGGAGCGGAAAAGCCTATCTTGCGTGGTGAGGTGAATTTTGAGAAAATTCTTGAAGTGCATTCTCAGCACCATAGGTCAGTAAGTGAAGTGTTTGAAAGTACTTGCAGGAGCCAGGAAACCAGGCACAGAGAAGCCAAAATGGGAGCTTGCATCACTGTCttaaaaactgaaactaaaaatgTAGACACCATGTGTACCACCGAAGAAAAATTACACTGTGGCAAGTACAGTGCCAAAATCTCTGATTCACAAAACTCAAGAAGAAGCCGTGAGAAACTCAGTGGCCGAAGGAGATGGATTAGTTCTAATGTAATGAACGTCTCCCTTGAAGAAGAAATGGAGAGAAAGACATCAGACAAAGTTACCAATGATGAAGATGGCATTTTCAGCAGTTTGCAAAGCAGGAGTCAAACCACTAGTTCTTTGAAGTCTTGGAGCAAGTTGTCAAAATCAAGTTCCTCTGCTAGCTGGGAGGAGCTAGACTGTAATGCTAGCAATAAGATGCCCAGAGATTGGCAACCAAGGGAAGAGGGCTCAGTGGATGAGCAGTGTTGCACAGCCTCAACCGAATCTACTGAGGAAAATGTTCAAGCTGGCAGCCTGCACTCATTGTCCTTCCAAACTCATCATCTCTCTCTTCAAGAGTCACAGAGTGGCTGTTCAGGTCCTTCTCGGCATTCATTAAAGAAAAATATGCTCTTTGCTAATAGATTAGCAGATGCGTCCTCAGCTTCCAGGGAAGGGCTCTTGCAGGGGACAGAACCTGAAAGGGATGCCTCAGAACAGAATGCAGGGGATGCCAATAGTATAGACTTCAGGAACAATGCTATTTCCTTCATGGACATAAAGGGTGCCCATTGTTCTGGTCCCAACAGACCCGGGAGGGAGACGATTTCCTCTTCCCTGGCAGAATTAGAATCCTTTGAAATGATTGAGTCCAGAACCAAGGACAGCAATAGAGACTTCAGTGTTATTCACAGCCCTGCTCAGCACAGTatagtggaaggaaatgtaatagATGCTGAAAGGTATAAAAAAGTCACAGAGCCATTATCTAGAAATAATTATGTGTGGATTGACCCAGAAGGAGATACTGTAGACAATACAGAGGATCTGTCAGTTGAGCCTCATGTACCTATAGGTAAGGTAGCTATTACTACATCTATAAGCAACAAGCCAAAAATAGCAAGTGATTCCTTTGTATTTAACTGGATTAATAAATCTTCTGCTGAAATGGCTGGAAATGAGTCTTTTGAAATGCCTGAAGTCGACACCCAGGCAGATACAGAAGATGAATGGGAGTTTGCTTTCAGCAATAGCAGGAGCTCAGTAAACAACTCACCTGCCACGAATGCTCCAAGGCCTCAACTTAGCCACAGGGTTGGGACCAGAGTTTCACCATCAGGGAGGAAGAAGCCAGAAGCTGACGACTTCAATGACTGTGCTACCACAGAGGAAGATGAAGCGGAAAAGTACAGGAACATTCTGAACAGCAGCCACAGCTCAGGCTCCTCTCTGAAATCATGGTACAAATCAGCTCAGTTTTCCAGCAGTTTCTCTGAACTAGAGAGTCCATCTTTTCTGAACTCCAGTGGGAGCTCTTTTGTCTTTGTGCCTGGGAGAACCAAAGAACAAATCCTAAAAGCTCACTTTCTAGAGGATGCTGATTATGAGAAGCTCTTGTCAGGTGTTAAGCATAGCTGGCTAGTGCAGAGACTGCAGACTACTGGAATATTTAAGGCTAGACAACTCCACAAAGCATACT CTGCTCTTCTTCTGAAATACTCTAAGAAATCTGGGCTGTGGACAGGCCAGGAAACAGCTGTGTATATTGGAGACTACCTGAGCGTGGCGAAGGAAGGCAAACAAAGGAATGCATTTTGGATACACTTTCTGCATCAAGAAGAAACTTTGGGAAG GTATGTTGGGAAAGAGTATAAAGAAGAAAAGGGGCTTCTTAACCATTTCATTGATGTGGAGCGACAAATGACTGCCCAGTACTACGTGACAGAATTCAACAAAAGGCTGTATGAGCAAAAGATCCCTACACAAATCTTTTACATCCCCTCTGCAATACTCCTG ATACTAGAAGGCAAATCTATAAAAGGATGTGTGAGCGTGGAGCCCTATATTCTGGGAGAATTTGTGAAACTATCTAATAACACAAAAGTAGTAAAGACAGAGTACAAAGCCACAGAGTATGGCTTGGCCTTTGGCCATTTCTCCTATGAGTTTTCCCATGGCACAGATGTGGTTGTCGATTTGCAAG GTTGGGTGACTGGTAATGGAAAAGGCCTCATCTACCTCACAGACCCCCAAATTCATTCTCTTAATGGGAAAGATGTCTCACACTCCACCAACTTTGGGGAAAAAGGAATTTATTATTTCTTCAATAATCAACATGTGGAGTGCAATGAAATCTGCCATCATCTTTCTTTAACGAGGCCTTCCGTAGCAGAACCTAACTAG